One part of the Mycobacterium marinum genome encodes these proteins:
- a CDS encoding SDR family oxidoreductase produces the protein MNSSNGQGGGAGGIGGGGDSVHHPKVVLVTGACRFLGGYLTARLAQNPLISSVIAVDAIAPSKDMLRRMGRAEFVRADIRNPFIAKVIRNGDVDTVVHAAAASYAPRSGGSAALKELNVMGAMQLFAACQKAPSVRRVVLKSTSEVYGSSPHDPVVFTEDSSSRRPFREGFAKDSLDIEGYARGLGRRRPDIGVTILRLANMIGPAMDTTLSRYLAGPGVPTMFGRDARLQLLHEQDALGALERAALAGKGGTYNIGADGIIMLSQAIRRAGRIPLPVPGFGVWALDSLRRANRYTEINREQFAYLSYGRVMDTTRMRSELGYQPKWSTAEAFDDYVRGRGLTPIIDPHRVRSWEGRAIAVAQRWGSRNPIPWGGVR, from the coding sequence GTGAATTCGTCGAACGGTCAAGGGGGCGGCGCCGGAGGAATCGGTGGCGGCGGTGACAGCGTCCACCATCCCAAGGTGGTGCTGGTTACCGGCGCCTGCCGATTTCTCGGCGGCTACTTGACCGCGCGACTCGCGCAAAACCCGTTGATCAGTTCGGTCATCGCGGTGGATGCGATCGCGCCGAGCAAGGACATGCTGCGGCGCATGGGCCGAGCGGAGTTTGTGCGTGCCGACATCCGTAATCCCTTCATCGCGAAGGTGATTCGCAACGGCGATGTCGACACGGTGGTGCACGCTGCGGCGGCGTCCTACGCTCCGCGCTCCGGTGGTAGCGCGGCGTTGAAGGAACTCAACGTGATGGGCGCCATGCAGCTGTTCGCGGCGTGTCAGAAGGCACCGTCGGTGCGTCGGGTTGTGCTCAAGTCGACTTCCGAGGTGTACGGGTCCAGCCCGCACGATCCGGTGGTATTCACCGAGGACAGCAGTAGCCGTCGTCCATTTCGCGAGGGCTTTGCCAAGGACAGCCTCGACATCGAGGGTTATGCGCGCGGCCTGGGCCGGCGTCGCCCCGACATCGGAGTGACGATCCTGCGGTTGGCCAACATGATCGGCCCGGCGATGGACACCACGCTGTCGCGGTATCTGGCCGGGCCAGGGGTGCCCACCATGTTTGGCCGCGACGCGAGGTTGCAGCTGCTGCATGAGCAGGACGCCTTGGGCGCGTTGGAACGCGCGGCTCTGGCGGGCAAGGGCGGGACCTACAACATCGGTGCCGACGGCATCATCATGCTGTCCCAGGCTATCCGTCGGGCCGGCCGAATCCCGCTGCCGGTTCCGGGCTTTGGGGTGTGGGCTCTCGATTCGCTGCGACGAGCTAATCGTTACACCGAAATCAACCGCGAGCAGTTCGCGTACTTGAGTTATGGCCGCGTGATGGACACCACCAGGATGCGTTCCGAACTCGGCTACCAGCCCAAGTGGTCGACGGCGGAGGCCTTTGACGACTACGTTCGCGGCCGCGGCTTGACTCCCATAATCGACCCGCATCGGGTACGCTCCTGGGAGGGTCGCGCCATAGCGGTAGCGCAGCGCTGGGGTAGCCGAAATCCAATTCCATGGGGTGGGGTCAGGTAG
- a CDS encoding lysophospholipid acyltransferase family protein, with protein sequence MGWGQVDIVAGNTRANVIPLHANRGRVAARRRADQRADASRQHPSLLSDPGGRASAEQIAAVVREIDEHRRVAGGSSTAEPPLNELAQRVAAVAGFLRQRLIGDYSVDEFGFDPHFNDAIVRPLLRFFFKSWFRVEVSGVENIPSEGAALLVANHAGVLPFDGLMLSVAVHDEHPAQRDLRLLAADMVFDLPVVGEAARKAGHTMACTTDAHRLLASGELTAVFPEGYKGLGKHFSDRYRLQRFGRGGFVSAALRTKAPIVPCSIIGSEEIYPMLTDVKLLARLFGLPYFPVTPLFPLAGPAGLVPLPSKWRIAFGEPIYTADYGSGDAEDPMVTFELTDQVRETIQQTLYRLLAGRRNVFFG encoded by the coding sequence ATGGGGTGGGGTCAGGTAGATATCGTGGCGGGTAATACCAGAGCGAATGTCATTCCCCTGCACGCCAATCGGGGTCGTGTGGCGGCGCGTCGTCGCGCCGATCAACGGGCAGACGCGTCTCGTCAACATCCCTCATTGCTGTCCGATCCGGGCGGCCGCGCATCGGCCGAGCAGATCGCCGCTGTCGTCCGCGAAATCGACGAACACCGGCGTGTCGCGGGTGGGAGTTCGACTGCCGAACCGCCGCTGAACGAGCTTGCGCAGCGCGTCGCCGCGGTCGCGGGTTTTCTCCGTCAGCGCCTGATCGGTGACTACAGCGTTGATGAATTCGGTTTCGACCCACACTTCAACGACGCGATCGTTCGGCCTTTGCTGAGGTTCTTTTTCAAGTCTTGGTTCCGGGTTGAAGTCAGCGGTGTGGAGAACATCCCCAGCGAAGGCGCCGCACTGTTGGTGGCCAACCACGCAGGGGTGCTGCCGTTCGACGGGTTGATGCTGTCGGTGGCGGTGCACGATGAGCATCCGGCGCAGCGGGATCTGCGGTTGCTGGCCGCCGACATGGTGTTCGATCTGCCAGTGGTCGGTGAAGCCGCCCGTAAAGCGGGGCACACGATGGCCTGCACGACCGACGCGCACCGCCTGCTGGCCTCCGGCGAACTGACTGCCGTTTTTCCCGAGGGTTACAAGGGACTGGGCAAGCATTTCTCTGATCGCTACCGGTTGCAGAGGTTCGGCCGCGGCGGCTTCGTATCGGCAGCGTTGCGAACCAAGGCGCCGATTGTTCCGTGTTCGATCATCGGCTCCGAAGAGATCTACCCGATGCTCACCGACGTCAAGTTGCTGGCGCGGCTGTTCGGCTTGCCGTACTTCCCGGTCACCCCGTTGTTCCCGTTGGCGGGTCCGGCCGGGCTGGTGCCGCTGCCGTCGAAGTGGCGCATCGCATTCGGCGAACCGATCTACACCGCCGACTACGGGTCCGGTGACGCCGAGGATCCGATGGTCACCTTCGAGTTGACCGACCAGGTCCGTGAGACGATCCAGCAAACGTTGTACCGGTTGCTGGCCGGGCGGCGCAACGTCTTCTTCGGCTGA
- the cmaA2 gene encoding cyclopropane mycolic acid synthase CmaA2, translating to MGKRGDQPSLPDQLSPPVEAVQSHYDRSNEFFKLFLDSSMTYSCAYFERPDMTLEQAQYAKRKLSLDKLNLEPGMTLLDIGCGWGSTMRHAIEEYDVNVIGLTLSENQLAHDERKFADMDSPRRKEVRLQGWEQFDEPVDRIVSLGAFEHFADGAGDASWERYDRFFKMCYNVLPDDGRMLLHTIIVPDAKEAKELGLTAPMSLMRFIKFILTEIFPGGRLPQIPQIDEYSSRAGFKVERYHRIGSNYVPTLNSWAQALQANQEKAIELQGQEIYDIYMRYLTGCSDLFRDHYTDVCQFTMVK from the coding sequence ATGGGGAAAAGGGGCGACCAACCTTCTCTTCCGGACCAGCTCTCGCCACCCGTCGAGGCGGTCCAATCGCACTACGACCGCTCAAACGAGTTCTTCAAGCTTTTCCTCGATTCATCGATGACCTACAGCTGTGCCTACTTCGAGCGTCCCGACATGACGCTGGAACAGGCTCAGTACGCCAAGCGCAAACTTTCACTGGACAAGCTCAACCTCGAGCCCGGCATGACGCTGCTCGACATCGGCTGCGGCTGGGGCTCGACCATGCGCCACGCGATCGAGGAGTACGACGTCAACGTCATCGGCTTGACGCTCAGTGAGAATCAACTTGCCCACGACGAGCGCAAGTTCGCTGACATGGACAGCCCTCGGCGCAAAGAGGTGCGGCTGCAGGGCTGGGAACAATTCGACGAACCGGTCGACCGCATCGTGTCGCTGGGTGCCTTCGAACACTTTGCCGACGGCGCCGGTGACGCTAGCTGGGAGCGGTATGACCGCTTCTTCAAGATGTGCTACAACGTGCTGCCCGATGACGGCAGGATGCTGCTGCACACGATCATCGTGCCCGACGCCAAGGAAGCCAAGGAACTTGGTTTGACGGCGCCGATGAGCCTGATGCGCTTCATCAAGTTCATCCTGACCGAGATCTTCCCCGGCGGGCGGCTACCCCAGATTCCGCAGATCGATGAGTATTCGTCGAGGGCGGGTTTCAAGGTTGAGCGGTATCACCGGATTGGGTCGAATTACGTTCCGACACTGAACTCTTGGGCCCAGGCGCTGCAGGCCAACCAGGAAAAGGCCATTGAACTGCAGGGCCAAGAGATCTACGACATCTATATGCGCTACCTGACGGGCTGCTCGGACCTGTTCCGCGACCACTACACCGACGTTTGCCAGTTCACGATGGTCAAGTAG
- a CDS encoding FAS1-like dehydratase domain-containing protein: MTVPPEAAGLIGKHYQAPDYFVVGREKIREFATAIQDEHPSHSDEAAAAELGYPELVAPLTFLAIAGRRVQLEIFNKFDIPINIARVFHRDQKFRFYRPIVTGDKLYFHTYLDSVLESHGTVIAEIRSEVTDDEGKPVVTSVVTMLGEAAHHEAEADAAVAAIASI, from the coding sequence ATGACAGTCCCCCCAGAAGCCGCAGGACTCATCGGCAAGCACTACCAGGCACCGGACTACTTCGTGGTCGGCCGCGAGAAGATCCGGGAATTCGCAACCGCGATCCAAGACGAGCACCCATCGCACTCCGATGAGGCAGCCGCAGCCGAGTTGGGTTACCCCGAGCTGGTCGCCCCGTTGACCTTCCTGGCAATTGCAGGGCGTCGGGTGCAGCTGGAGATCTTCAATAAATTCGATATTCCGATCAACATCGCCCGGGTCTTCCATCGGGACCAGAAGTTCCGCTTCTACCGGCCCATCGTGACCGGCGACAAGCTGTACTTCCACACCTATCTCGACTCTGTCCTGGAGTCTCACGGGACGGTGATAGCCGAAATCCGCAGCGAGGTCACCGACGACGAGGGCAAGCCGGTGGTGACGAGTGTGGTCACGATGTTGGGCGAAGCGGCCCATCACGAGGCCGAAGCGGATGCCGCTGTGGCGGCGATTGCATCCATCTAG
- a CDS encoding HAD family hydrolase, translated as MASSDLGSSSGGSHFDLESLAENASATRALADMPIPTEGSAADPQPPVDLTAAAFFDVDNTLVQGSSAVHFGRGLAARHYFTYRDVLGFVYAQAKFQLLGTENSEDVAAGRRKALAFIEGRSVEELLNLGEEIYDEIIADKIWPGTRELAQMHLDAGQQVWLITATPYELAATIARRLGLTGALGTVAESVDGVFTGRLVGEILHGTGKAHAVRSLAIREGLNLKRCTAYSDSYNDVPMLSLVGTAVAINPDARLRSLARERGWEIRDFRTARKAARIGVPSALALGAAGGALAALASRRQSR; from the coding sequence ATGGCTTCCTCTGACCTGGGCAGCTCGAGCGGCGGCAGTCATTTTGACCTGGAGTCGCTGGCCGAGAATGCCAGCGCCACCCGAGCGCTAGCGGATATGCCGATCCCCACCGAAGGCTCGGCCGCTGACCCGCAGCCGCCGGTCGATCTGACCGCCGCCGCATTCTTCGACGTGGACAACACCCTGGTGCAGGGCTCGTCTGCGGTGCACTTCGGCCGGGGCCTGGCCGCCCGACACTACTTCACCTACCGCGACGTGCTGGGCTTCGTCTATGCCCAGGCCAAGTTCCAGCTGCTCGGCACCGAAAACAGCGAAGACGTCGCCGCCGGCCGCCGCAAAGCACTCGCCTTCATCGAAGGCCGCTCGGTCGAGGAACTGCTGAACCTCGGCGAGGAGATCTATGACGAGATCATCGCGGACAAGATCTGGCCTGGCACCCGTGAGCTTGCGCAGATGCATCTTGATGCCGGCCAGCAGGTGTGGCTGATCACGGCCACGCCCTACGAGCTCGCCGCGACCATCGCCCGCCGGCTGGGGCTGACCGGCGCACTGGGCACCGTTGCGGAGTCCGTCGACGGGGTGTTCACCGGACGGCTGGTCGGTGAGATCCTGCACGGCACCGGCAAGGCTCATGCGGTGCGCTCGCTGGCGATCCGGGAGGGTCTGAACCTCAAACGCTGCACCGCATATTCGGATAGCTACAACGACGTGCCAATGCTGTCGCTGGTGGGCACCGCAGTCGCCATCAACCCCGACGCCCGGTTACGTAGCTTGGCCCGCGAACGAGGATGGGAAATCCGGGACTTCCGCACCGCTCGTAAAGCCGCCCGGATTGGGGTGCCTTCGGCCCTTGCGCTGGGCGCGGCGGGCGGCGCGTTGGCAGCTCTGGCGTCTCGACGGCAATCACGCTGA
- a CDS encoding (2Fe-2S)-binding protein has translation MDDGLGLRVNRRTFVGTSVAVGGAVAAVTAIPGSERVHQGDGHTAVVRLQINGEHREIAVDNRTSLLDMLRERAGLPGTKKGCDQGACGSCTVLVDGRRINSCLALAVMHDGAQITTIEGLTGSAGPDGRLHPLQQAFIDEDALQCGYCTPGQIMSGVACIAEGHAGSPAEIREWMSGNLCRCGAYPNIVKAVASVARDD, from the coding sequence GTGGATGACGGACTCGGGTTACGAGTCAACCGCCGGACGTTCGTGGGTACCTCCGTTGCGGTGGGGGGCGCCGTCGCGGCTGTCACGGCCATCCCCGGATCCGAACGCGTCCACCAGGGCGATGGCCACACCGCTGTGGTGCGCCTTCAGATCAATGGTGAGCATCGGGAGATCGCCGTCGATAACCGCACCAGCTTGCTGGACATGCTGCGGGAGCGAGCGGGGCTGCCGGGAACGAAGAAGGGCTGCGATCAGGGCGCATGCGGGTCGTGCACGGTGCTGGTTGACGGTCGCCGCATCAACTCCTGCCTGGCTCTGGCGGTCATGCACGACGGCGCACAGATCACCACGATCGAGGGGCTAACCGGTTCGGCCGGCCCGGACGGCCGGCTGCATCCGCTGCAGCAAGCCTTCATCGATGAGGACGCGTTGCAGTGCGGGTACTGCACCCCCGGGCAGATCATGTCCGGCGTCGCGTGTATCGCCGAAGGTCACGCGGGTTCACCCGCGGAAATACGCGAGTGGATGAGTGGCAATCTCTGTCGGTGCGGTGCCTACCCGAACATCGTCAAAGCCGTCGCATCGGTGGCTCGAGACGACTAA
- a CDS encoding FAD binding domain-containing protein: MFPFRYSKASDEQSALRAAAAGGRYIAGGTTLVDLMRETVERPDSLVDINALPYQSIDVAPGVIRVGSLVRMSDLAAHPVVRQQVPMVSQALELSASAQLRNMASIGGNLLQRPRCLYFRDVSAACNRRGPDAGCAAIEGRNRTHAIFGTNQHCCATHPSDLAVALVALDAVVLTRQIAGHRRFGLAELYRQPGDSPHREHNLHPGELLVAIEIPVGPQLHRSGYLKVRDRESYQFALVSAAVALDIAAGTIRTARVAAGGVGTVPWRLPAVEAALRGRPPDADLFRRAAALSAIGAKPLSENRFKVELLKRVVEKQLAVVAEMP; encoded by the coding sequence GTGTTTCCGTTTCGCTACAGCAAGGCCTCCGACGAGCAGTCCGCGTTGCGGGCAGCCGCGGCCGGTGGCCGCTACATAGCCGGCGGTACCACTCTGGTCGACCTGATGCGTGAGACGGTCGAACGTCCCGATTCGTTGGTGGATATCAATGCGCTGCCCTACCAGTCGATCGACGTGGCGCCCGGAGTGATCCGTGTTGGATCCCTGGTGCGAATGTCGGATCTGGCGGCTCATCCCGTTGTCCGGCAACAAGTTCCGATGGTCAGCCAAGCCTTGGAGCTCAGCGCTTCGGCGCAGTTGCGCAATATGGCATCGATCGGCGGCAATCTGTTGCAGCGCCCGAGGTGCCTGTATTTCCGCGACGTCTCGGCCGCATGTAACCGACGTGGTCCCGATGCCGGCTGTGCGGCCATCGAGGGCCGCAACCGAACGCACGCAATCTTCGGCACCAACCAACACTGTTGCGCAACCCATCCCTCCGACCTCGCGGTGGCATTGGTGGCACTAGACGCCGTTGTGCTGACTCGCCAGATCGCTGGACATCGGAGGTTTGGGCTCGCGGAGTTATATCGCCAACCGGGTGACTCTCCGCACCGGGAACACAACCTGCACCCGGGTGAGCTGCTGGTCGCCATCGAGATTCCGGTCGGGCCCCAGCTGCACCGGTCCGGATATCTCAAGGTACGCGACCGTGAGTCGTACCAGTTCGCACTGGTGTCTGCAGCCGTGGCACTCGACATCGCCGCCGGCACCATACGCACCGCGAGGGTAGCCGCCGGCGGGGTGGGCACCGTGCCGTGGCGCCTGCCGGCGGTCGAAGCCGCGCTTCGGGGCCGCCCACCGGATGCGGATCTGTTCCGCCGCGCCGCCGCGCTCTCGGCCATTGGGGCAAAACCCTTGAGCGAGAACCGCTTCAAGGTAGAGCTGCTCAAGCGTGTCGTCGAAAAGCAGCTGGCGGTCGTGGCGGAAATGCCATGA
- a CDS encoding xanthine dehydrogenase family protein molybdopterin-binding subunit — MTHAFSAAGGISGQPINRVDGPLKVTGKARYAADHPIPGLVYAALVCSTVARGAVDHIATGAALRQPGVLAVLTDFTGVRLPFNTGQVFFFGQPIAVVVATTHEAAAHAVSLVDVSYSTWPQLTDIDAPQAVSYPGRLIADYVRGTPDQVMVRAAVISDLNFSIARNNHNAVELPATIAKWDGDRLTLWDKVQHINGARRSYALAFGMSEERVRLISPFVGGAFGSAGRMWPHQLLTAFAARRMQLPVKLVLTRKQMYSSVGFRPTSRQRMAIGADHSGRLMAMIHEGRTETAQYGIYEDGIVRSPQLMYQVPNMSSTYRVVPLDINLPWFMRGPGAVTGTYALESTMDDLAHRLGIDPIELRLRNEPRIDQINGLPFSTRRLVDCIKQGSTDFGWHRRNSTPGANRDGDSFVGIGMATAAYFTYRSKCAAIARISADGTAEVCSAASDMGPGTYTSMTQIAADALGLPLQRVRFSLGDSRFPPAPAHSASRTTASVGSAVFTVANMLRDKFIRAAVTDPQSPLAGLRPEDVLVTNGHMFSTVATDGPARGESYQDLLRRRGWPALESEQTWTPDDADKRYSTYAYGAVFAEVAIDALLPTVRIRRIYACYDAGRVINPKLAHSQAIGGMIGGIGMALLEGTELDYRDGRVVNANISDYLVPVNADVAALDASFLPAQDSIADPIGVKGLGELVIIAVPAAIANAVFNATGKRVTDLPIRVEQLL, encoded by the coding sequence ATGACCCACGCCTTCTCCGCCGCCGGAGGCATCAGTGGCCAGCCGATCAACCGGGTGGACGGCCCGCTGAAGGTGACCGGAAAAGCCCGCTACGCGGCCGACCACCCGATTCCCGGGTTGGTGTATGCGGCGTTGGTCTGCAGCACGGTGGCGCGCGGTGCCGTCGACCACATCGCCACCGGAGCTGCCCTGCGCCAGCCTGGCGTGCTTGCGGTGCTCACCGATTTCACCGGGGTGCGTCTGCCCTTCAACACCGGCCAGGTCTTCTTCTTTGGACAGCCGATCGCCGTGGTGGTCGCCACCACCCATGAGGCTGCGGCGCACGCGGTATCGCTGGTCGACGTCAGCTACTCAACGTGGCCGCAGCTAACCGACATCGATGCGCCGCAGGCAGTCAGCTATCCAGGCCGACTCATCGCCGACTACGTTCGCGGCACCCCCGATCAGGTGATGGTCCGCGCTGCGGTGATCAGCGACCTCAATTTCAGCATCGCCCGCAACAACCACAACGCGGTGGAATTGCCCGCCACCATCGCCAAATGGGATGGCGACCGGCTCACACTCTGGGACAAGGTCCAACACATCAACGGAGCGCGGCGGTCCTATGCCCTGGCATTCGGGATGTCCGAAGAGCGGGTGCGGCTGATCTCGCCATTTGTTGGTGGCGCGTTCGGTAGCGCCGGCCGCATGTGGCCGCATCAACTGCTGACCGCGTTCGCCGCGCGCCGAATGCAGCTGCCGGTCAAGCTGGTGCTGACGCGAAAACAGATGTACAGCTCGGTCGGTTTCCGGCCCACCAGCCGCCAACGCATGGCGATCGGCGCAGACCACTCCGGGCGCCTGATGGCGATGATCCACGAAGGGCGCACGGAAACCGCGCAGTACGGCATCTATGAAGACGGAATCGTACGCAGCCCGCAGCTGATGTACCAGGTCCCCAACATGAGTTCGACATACCGCGTGGTGCCACTCGATATCAACCTGCCGTGGTTCATGCGGGGACCCGGTGCGGTCACCGGAACGTATGCGCTCGAGTCCACCATGGACGATCTCGCGCACCGCCTGGGCATCGACCCCATCGAGTTGCGCTTGCGCAACGAACCTCGAATCGACCAGATCAACGGCTTGCCCTTTTCCACCAGGCGGCTGGTCGATTGCATCAAGCAGGGCTCCACCGACTTCGGCTGGCACCGCCGAAACAGCACCCCCGGAGCCAACCGCGACGGCGATTCCTTTGTCGGTATCGGGATGGCGACCGCGGCGTATTTCACCTATCGCAGTAAGTGCGCGGCAATCGCAAGGATCTCGGCGGACGGCACTGCCGAGGTGTGCAGCGCCGCCAGCGACATGGGACCGGGGACCTACACCTCGATGACCCAGATTGCCGCGGATGCGCTGGGCCTGCCGTTGCAGCGGGTGCGATTCTCGCTTGGCGACAGCCGCTTCCCGCCGGCGCCGGCGCACTCGGCCTCGCGGACTACGGCAAGCGTGGGCTCGGCTGTGTTCACTGTCGCAAATATGCTGCGCGACAAGTTCATTCGTGCGGCCGTGACTGACCCGCAATCGCCGCTGGCAGGCCTGCGCCCGGAAGACGTGCTGGTAACCAACGGCCACATGTTTTCCACGGTCGCCACGGACGGGCCGGCGCGGGGCGAGTCGTATCAGGATCTGCTGCGCAGGCGTGGCTGGCCAGCCCTGGAATCCGAACAGACGTGGACACCCGATGATGCCGACAAGCGATACTCCACCTACGCCTACGGAGCCGTATTCGCCGAAGTCGCCATCGATGCGTTGCTGCCCACGGTGCGGATCCGCCGCATCTACGCCTGCTACGACGCGGGCCGGGTGATCAATCCCAAACTCGCGCACAGCCAGGCAATCGGAGGCATGATCGGCGGAATAGGCATGGCTCTGTTGGAAGGGACCGAGTTGGATTACCGAGACGGTCGCGTCGTTAACGCGAACATCTCGGATTACCTGGTCCCGGTCAACGCCGACGTTGCGGCGCTGGACGCAAGTTTTCTGCCCGCACAGGACAGCATCGCCGACCCGATCGGGGTGAAGGGACTCGGCGAGTTGGTGATCATCGCGGTGCCCGCGGCGATCGCCAATGCGGTATTCAATGCCACCGGAAAACGGGTCACCGACTTGCCGATCAGGGTCGAGCAGCTGCTCTGA